The DNA region TACGGCCGGCAATTCTTTTAAAGCATAATCGTGTAAATAGTTTATGTCCCGCTTTGTTGGGTTTTCATCCGATTTACCATACCCCAAACGATCATAGACCAGTGCATTAAGCCCTGTTTCTTGAGCAAGTTTTTCTGGAAAGCCACGCCATTGGGCAATGCTGCCTAAAGCATCATGTAAAAAAACGAGCGTTGGCTGGTGGCTCACAGAATTTTTGATGAACGTAACCTGTAACTTGTGTTGATGAAATAAAATAGTTTTAGAATGGCTAGTCACCATACTTTTAGTAGCAGGAAGGAGGCGACTGTCAAGATGGAAGCTCTTGACTTATGAGAGGTACGTTGATACTCCTAGGTGTAATTGAAAATCATTTTCAAATAGAACTATGAATCTCTGGAGTCTTTTAGAAAATAGTCAAACGCTTATCACGGCCCTTTCCGATGAAATACCTGCGGCCTATCGCCAACGACTTAACGAGCTTGGTTTTCATCCTAACGAAAAAATTACCTGTGTGCGCGTAACACCTGCCGGCAACCCCAGGCTTTATAGAGTGGGTGATTCGGTGTATTCGCTTGAAAAGGAAATAGCTGTGGCCATTGAGGTAGGCGATATATGAACGAACAGGTTCTTATTGTGGGTAGCCCCAATGCCGGTAAAAGTCTTTTATTTAACCGTTTAACCGGACTTAATCAAAAGGTGGCCAATTTTCCGGGTGTTACGGTTGAAATTCATTCGGGCGCCAGTCGCTTATATCCTCAAATTGAATATGTTGATTTCCCGGGCGTGTACAGCATGAATGCCTTAACCGGCGATGAGCGGGTAGCGGTTAAGGCGTTAACCGAAGCTTTAGAAAATAAAGATGTACGCTTGGTGATATGTGTATTGGATGCCACACGTTTGGAGCGTAGCCTTATATACGGATTGCAGGTATTAAAATTGGCCACAGCCAAAAATAATAAAGTCATTTTTGCGGCCAACATGCTGGATGAATTAAAAGCCAATAACATGCAGGTGGATATTCAAGGTTTAAGCCATGAGTTAGGGGTGCCTGTTATTTTGTTATCGGCCCGTACTCAAGAAGGGCTTTCGCAATTAGAAGATTTGGTGAGTAGTCCGGTGGTTAGCAAAAATATTCCACAATCACTTATGGAAACGGCCGATCATGACATGACTTTTGTGGCTCATGATTTGGCCCGCAAGTATGGTCCCAAAGGCGATGTGCTGTTAAAAACCCAATATCGCTTTGACCGTTTTTTACTTTCATCCGGATTTGGTTTTTTGGCATTTTTTTCCATCATGTATTTTTTATTTCAGTCTATTTTCAGCTGGGCGGCGCCTTTAATGGATGGGCTTGATAGTGGGCTCAAAATCATGTCTGCTTTTGTTGTAAGCCATATGCCTCCAGGGTTTTGGGCCGATTTTGTAAGGGATGCACTTTTTGGAGGTATTGGGGCTTTTATTGTGTTTGTGCCTCAAATTTTTGTACTCAGTTTTATTGTGGGTTTTTTAGAAGACTCGGGCTACCTGGCGCGTGCGGCTGTGTTGT from bacterium includes:
- a CDS encoding ferrous iron transport protein A encodes the protein MNLWSLLENSQTLITALSDEIPAAYRQRLNELGFHPNEKITCVRVTPAGNPRLYRVGDSVYSLEKEIAVAIEVGDI
- a CDS encoding ferrous iron transporter B — its product is MNEQVLIVGSPNAGKSLLFNRLTGLNQKVANFPGVTVEIHSGASRLYPQIEYVDFPGVYSMNALTGDERVAVKALTEALENKDVRLVICVLDATRLERSLIYGLQVLKLATAKNNKVIFAANMLDELKANNMQVDIQGLSHELGVPVILLSARTQEGLSQLEDLVSSPVVSKNIPQSLMETADHDMTFVAHDLARKYGPKGDVLLKTQYRFDRFLLSSGFGFLAFFSIMYFLFQSIFSWAAPLMDGLDSGLKIMSAFVVSHMPPGFWADFVRDALFGGIGAFIVFVPQIFVLSFIVGFLEDSGYLARAAVLCHRPLKYFGLTGKSFVPMLSGFACAIPGLYAARTIDSPRRRFLTYMAIPLMACSARLPVYGLLIATLIPAKTLLGGILGLQGLVFFCLYLFGIVVALLVTGILSRTGYKATDDTPFILEMPPYRLPMWRVLVRHSWEKARAFLMRAGGIIFTVTVVVWFLGYMPNHGTDLSQSYMATIGHYFEPLVKPLGLDWMYAVAILTSFLAREVFVGTMGALLGIESADSNMGSLADKLASTGLTLPSGLALLAFYAVALQCVATLATLKRESGSWKLPAFAFILYFVLAYIVAFVVYRLAL